In one Pseudoliparis swirei isolate HS2019 ecotype Mariana Trench chromosome 23, NWPU_hadal_v1, whole genome shotgun sequence genomic region, the following are encoded:
- the LOC130188329 gene encoding phosphomannomutase 1 isoform X2 translates to MEEPNVFSSDRTILCLFDVDGTLTAPREKIEPQLDEFFQTLRRKVKIGIVGGSDYSKIAEQLGEGDDVIRKFDYVFAENGTVQYKDGKLLSKYAIQNQIGEELLQDLINFCLGYMGLIKLPKKRGTFIEFRNGMINISPVGRSCTAEERIEFSEIDKREKIREKFVTALKEEFAGKGLQFTKEGWDKRLCLELLDREGLDQIYFFGNETSDGGNDYEIFNDPRTIGFTVFSPEDTVRFCRELFFDTSPHEP, encoded by the exons atggaggAACCCAACGTCTTCTCCTCCGACCGAACCATCCTGTGCCTGTTCGATGTGGACGGCACTTTGACAGCACCGAGAGAG AAAATCGAGCCCCAGTTGGATGAGTTTTTCCAGACCCTGCGGAGGAAAGTGAAGATCGGCATCGTTGGAGGGTCCGACTACTCCAAGATAGCTGAGCAGCTCGGGGAGGGGGATGACG TGATCAGAAAGTTCGACTATGTCTTTGCTGAGAACGGCACCGTGCAATACAAAGACGGGAAGCTCCTCTCAAAGTAT GCGATACAGAACCAGATCggagaggagctgctgcaggaccTCATCAACTTCTGCCTCGGCTACATGGGGCTCATCAAGCTGCCAAAGAAAAG AGGAACTTTCATCGAGTTCAGGAATGGAATGATCAACATTTCCCCCGTTGGCCGGAGCTGCACGGCGGAGGAGCGGATTGAGTTCTCTGAGATCGACAAG agagagaagatCAGGGAGAAATTTGTCACTGCCCTGAAAGAGGAGTTTGCTGGAAAGGGACTGCAGTTCACTAAAG AGGGCTGGGACAAGAGGCTGTGTTTGGAGCTGCTGGACCGCGAAGGCCTCGACCAAATCTATTTCTTTGGCAACGAGACGTCGGAT GGCGGAAATGACTACGAAATTTTCAACGACCCACGGACCATCGGTTTCACGGTCTTCTCTCCGGAGGACACGGTCCGGTTCTGTCGGGAGCTTTTCTTTGACACCTCACCACATGAGCCCtga
- the LOC130188329 gene encoding phosphomannomutase 1 isoform X1, producing the protein MEEPNVFSSDRTILCLFDVDGTLTAPREKIEPQLDEFFQTLRRKVKIGIVGGSDYSKIAEQLGEGDDVIRKFDYVFAENGTVQYKDGKLLSKYAIQNQIGEELLQDLINFCLGYMGLIKLPKKRGTFIEFRNGMINISPVGRSCTAEERIEFSEIDKREKIREKFVTALKEEFAGKGLQFTKGGLISFDVFPEGWDKRLCLELLDREGLDQIYFFGNETSDGGNDYEIFNDPRTIGFTVFSPEDTVRFCRELFFDTSPHEP; encoded by the exons atggaggAACCCAACGTCTTCTCCTCCGACCGAACCATCCTGTGCCTGTTCGATGTGGACGGCACTTTGACAGCACCGAGAGAG AAAATCGAGCCCCAGTTGGATGAGTTTTTCCAGACCCTGCGGAGGAAAGTGAAGATCGGCATCGTTGGAGGGTCCGACTACTCCAAGATAGCTGAGCAGCTCGGGGAGGGGGATGACG TGATCAGAAAGTTCGACTATGTCTTTGCTGAGAACGGCACCGTGCAATACAAAGACGGGAAGCTCCTCTCAAAGTAT GCGATACAGAACCAGATCggagaggagctgctgcaggaccTCATCAACTTCTGCCTCGGCTACATGGGGCTCATCAAGCTGCCAAAGAAAAG AGGAACTTTCATCGAGTTCAGGAATGGAATGATCAACATTTCCCCCGTTGGCCGGAGCTGCACGGCGGAGGAGCGGATTGAGTTCTCTGAGATCGACAAG agagagaagatCAGGGAGAAATTTGTCACTGCCCTGAAAGAGGAGTTTGCTGGAAAGGGACTGCAGTTCACTAAAG gtggTCTCATCAGCTTTGACGTGTTTCCAGAGGGCTGGGACAAGAGGCTGTGTTTGGAGCTGCTGGACCGCGAAGGCCTCGACCAAATCTATTTCTTTGGCAACGAGACGTCGGAT GGCGGAAATGACTACGAAATTTTCAACGACCCACGGACCATCGGTTTCACGGTCTTCTCTCCGGAGGACACGGTCCGGTTCTGTCGGGAGCTTTTCTTTGACACCTCACCACATGAGCCCtga